The genomic DNA GCTGAAGCCTGGGGAACTTGTCAGACCGCCTTGCCTGAGAAACTGGAGCCTAGACAAGGTGGTGAActgttgggccccagcccccacagggtctctgtgagttgcttgtcagccaataaccataggtgcatcctgtgttctagtcctggcttacagccccagcctcaccccactacacctgggaaaacacgagctcttcttccatgagctcttacacctggggtttctccactgtgctgtaagtgtatataaggctgctctctccctggaataaggaagagaaataaagatggaaagacataTCTAGCACAGACCgatgtctctgcttttaactaaatctccaggcttttgcccgatGCTCAGACTTAGTCGTGGCGCGGATGCCACAGTGAACAGAATCACACTTTGACCATATTGCTTAGCTATGCACAATTCTTGCCTATTTAAGCCTAAACCTCATGTCCGGATGCCAAAGATGAACTAGGGATGGAAGGTCACTGGgcctctttgttcctcttcccaatgtggccacattaaaCAAACCTCTTTCTTCTGCTTTCCATTGTTGTGTCTTTAGTGGTCCTCCTGAGGACCAGAGACTGATCCTGGTTTGTTAGAGTTAACAACAACTCTTAGTGGCATTGGAAGATGGGTCTCAGCTCTTGGTCAGTCCCTCCTCACCCCAATGTCTGAGGAGCACTCACGGGGGAGGACTGTTGGAGCACTTGTGCTGGAAGCCTGTGAGGTTCCTCAGCATAACCCTGAGACCTCTGTCCTTGGTCTGGACACCAATGACAACCAGTAGCAATGCATCAGCTACAAGATGTATCTATCACACCCACTCCACCCTCCCAGCTACCCGCTCCTGCCTCCCCTACACAGTTCCAGCTATGGGTTGATCTATGACAAGGAATCAGTAGCCAACATGTTGCATTTGACTATCAGAGAGAGGAAAACagcttgtattaaaaaaaaaaaagggtgaagaacacaaaatatcatttcatgtcttttatttctcaGGCCAAATTTGAGTTCTAAAAGTCAGAGAGGTTGAACTGTGTCACCAGGCCAGATTCAGCCACAGAACAGGTGTATATGCAGTAGTGGGCCGGGTGGCTCAGGTGCCCAGGTGCGGGTGGTGATGCCAAGTCTGGACGCAACCAGCTCTCTTGGATGGGCTCTAGAAGGGACATTCCTCTAAAGGGAGAAGAGCAAAAGGTACTCATGAGTGTTGTCTTTCTCTTTAAACAGCTGCAGGGAGCTTTGACTCAAAGTGCCAACAGGGAAATTCTTCCTGAAATGCAAACTGTCAGGACTGGGGAACTGGCTCAGTTGGCGAAGTGGTCGCCTTGCAAGCAAGAGGATCTGAGATCGATCCCCACCTTCACACAGGAAGGTACACTGTGGTACATGCTTGCTATCCCAGGACTGCGGAGATGAAAAGAGACAGAAGGGTCCCTGAGGCTTGCTCACCAGCCCATCGAGTCATCCCagagagggaccctgtctcaggaaagagGGTGGGCAGCTCCTGAGTGATGATGCGTGAGGTCGACCTCTGGCCTCCGCACACACCTATACACTGTGCACATGTACCGGCATGCACACAGCActtacacaaatgcacacagaggAGGCTGGCATGGCATTTTCTTGCCATCCCCttcactcctgctccagcgaGCATTCACCAAGGATGTAGCTTGGGTTCAGACTCTACAGACTGCCAAGTAAAAGTGGGCCCTCCATTGCCAGACTTTCAGCTCGGGCCTTTCATGCCTAGACCAGGATTCCACCATGTCACGGGCATCCAGGGACCCACCAGTGACActgagtctcatgtagctctCCCTCGTGCCCTACTACGTTGAGAAGTGACTATACCTTCTGGAGGGCTTTCGATGGGTAGAGGTTGGAAGCACCATGGAAACCCCCGGATAGTGTTATCGAAACAGCAACCTCTTTCCTTGCACTGCTGGGGGGTGATGCCAGAGAAGCCACAATTTATCCTTTCTCCGGGAGTCATGGTACATGTTTctaaagagaagacaaaaagcaGAGCAAAGTCATGGGCTAGATTCCTGAAGTTGTCCACACTCTTGGCTGCTTCCTTCTCTGCTGGGAGCCAGGTTTGAATAGGCAAAGGGGTACGGTCCTCATTTGCAGATGCAGGAAGACTGATGCTGGGGTCAGTTCCAGGGCCCAGGTTTGCACAGCTGCACCTGTTCGGTGATGGATGTACTGTCCACTTATTAACTTCTGCACCTGGTCAGTGAACTGTACTTGCCTGATGAATAAACACTTACTGAGCAGTGTGCATTCTGGCTACATATAGGAACTGGCTTGCCAAAAGCCAGACGCTGTGCCCCGTGACAGAATACAGAGATGAAAACAGAGGTCTTGCCATCCCCTTCCTTTTGTGCCAAGAAGCTAGTGAGTGTTCCCAAGGATGTATCTTTGCTTCAGGTTTGACAAACAGCCAAGTAAAAGAGAACCCCTTGCCAGGTTTACAGGTCTGACCCTCCAACCTAGACCTAGATTCAGAGACTAACAGTCCCAAGGAGGACTTGCACCACAAAGCACAATTATCCCAGTGTGCAAACGGGATAAGCACGGGGATGGTGGTAGCACTCAGGCAGGGGGGAGTCGAGGGAGCAAACGGGGCAGGGGGTGGTGGAGGACCATAGACTAAACGAAGCAGAAACAGTTCCTCATTAGAGGAGGCTGAGTAGATGACAATAGGTGTCCCAAGCACATATCAGAGTCCAGAGGCCTGGGCATCCATCAGGGCCCGCTCCCGGACCTGTTTTCTTGTGGGAATCTACTGAAACATTCTCAAAGAACTGGCTCCTATCTTTCAGGATAAGATCAGGACCTGTCCGACACTTGCTGGTGGCCTCCGAGGGGGCACCAGCCTCCTAGCTATGGTTCTATTATAAAGCTAAGGTGACCACAGGACACCCAACAGGACAGATGGGGGGGTCACAAGGAGCCCATAAGTCATGGAGAATCAGCATCCAGGAGAGGAGGGATGTTTCTGCTCTCCTGTGGCCTCCAACTCCCTTTCCCAGCAGGGTTTAAAGATCTCTGTCCtgctcacacatgtgtgctcacgAGGGAATTATTAAAAGCCAAGTTCCCTTCGGGAACGGCACAGGCAGCCACTACATTCTATAGGGTATGTCTTTACATATCTACAGATGCATCTCTATGGACACAGGGTCATTGGCACCATGTGACCCAGAAACAGATGTTGAGTCCAGGTCCAGGGAATGGG from Cricetulus griseus strain 17A/GY chromosome 1 unlocalized genomic scaffold, alternate assembly CriGri-PICRH-1.0 chr1_0, whole genome shotgun sequence includes the following:
- the Tff1 gene encoding trefoil factor 1, which translates into the protein MEHKVACVLAMVLMLALSSLAQDQAETCTMTPGERINCGFSGITPQQCKERGCCFDNTIRGFPWCFQPLPIESPPEEPIQESWLRPDLASPPAPGHLSHPAHYCIYTCSVAESGLVTQFNLSDF